A window of the Nocardia sp. NBC_01329 genome harbors these coding sequences:
- a CDS encoding Lrp/AsnC family transcriptional regulator, with product MDPVMLDAVDQRLLHALQIDARAPFSTIAAVLDISDRTVARRFGRLRATGALRISAVPHHHVAAEARWLVRLRVRPHGAAAVARALAARPDTAWVTELSAGAEIVCLFCVPDAGMPPLATLSRHPDIVDVTAQRLLRQLMADRWRGRTSALTEQQLAGIPARGPAAPAPIRLTDLDHRLFRALAADGRTACADLARRVDWSESAVRRRLTELRDAGVLRFDIEVEPASFGYSTQCVLWLSVGPALLTTVAASLAADPETAYLGAITGSHNLFAVTICRDTEALYTYLTDRIAALPGIERVETAQITSYAKRFAPAGVGRAS from the coding sequence GTGGATCCGGTCATGCTGGACGCTGTCGACCAGCGTTTACTACACGCTCTCCAGATCGACGCGCGCGCGCCGTTCAGTACGATCGCCGCCGTCCTGGACATATCGGACCGCACCGTGGCCCGCCGGTTCGGGCGGCTCCGAGCCACGGGAGCGCTCCGGATCAGCGCGGTGCCGCATCATCATGTCGCCGCCGAAGCGCGATGGCTCGTACGCCTGCGGGTCCGGCCGCACGGGGCCGCCGCCGTCGCCCGCGCATTGGCCGCACGTCCGGACACCGCCTGGGTCACCGAGCTGTCCGCCGGTGCCGAGATCGTCTGCCTCTTCTGTGTCCCCGACGCCGGTATGCCACCACTGGCGACCCTGTCCCGCCACCCCGATATCGTCGACGTCACCGCCCAGCGGCTACTGCGTCAGCTGATGGCCGACCGCTGGCGCGGGCGTACTTCGGCACTCACCGAACAGCAGCTGGCCGGGATCCCGGCCCGCGGGCCGGCCGCTCCCGCTCCGATCCGGCTCACCGACCTGGACCACCGGCTGTTCCGGGCGCTGGCCGCCGACGGCCGTACAGCCTGCGCGGACCTGGCGCGGCGGGTGGACTGGTCGGAATCCGCGGTACGCCGGCGCCTGACCGAACTGCGCGATGCCGGAGTGCTGCGGTTCGACATCGAGGTGGAGCCCGCATCGTTCGGCTACTCCACACAGTGTGTGCTGTGGCTGTCGGTCGGGCCCGCGCTGTTGACCACGGTCGCAGCGAGCCTGGCCGCGGACCCCGAAACGGCCTACCTCGGCGCGATCACCGGTAGCCACAACCTCTTCGCTGTGACGATATGTCGCGACACCGAAGCCCTGTACACCTACCTCACCGACCGGATCGCGGCACTTCCCGGCATCGAGCGGGTCGAGACAGCGCAGATCACCTCGTATGCCAAACGTTTCGCCCCGGCCGGGGTAGGTCGGGCGAGCTGA
- a CDS encoding NAD(P)H-binding protein: MVTVVFGARGNVGRHVAAGLIERDEQIRTTSREPGAGDFPTGAHVVTADLERPETLPAALEGAERVFLYAVPDGVDGFVKAARDAGVRQVVLLSSGAVTPGDTADNPIARMHARVESAIEESGLSWTFIRPGMFATNALWWWQKSIREKGIVRMPYPEARTAPVHERDLAALAVTALTEPGHGGRVYPVAGPEASTLRQQVRDIGTALGREIPLEVVSVDQARAGLGETMPAIGVEAVLAGWRAGTEAPPEVSTLVEEITGRPGRTFAQWAKDHVTDFR; the protein is encoded by the coding sequence ATGGTCACAGTTGTTTTCGGAGCCAGAGGTAATGTCGGCCGCCACGTCGCGGCGGGACTCATCGAAAGAGACGAGCAGATCCGTACGACGAGCCGGGAGCCCGGCGCGGGAGACTTCCCGACGGGGGCGCACGTTGTCACCGCCGACCTGGAACGCCCCGAAACACTGCCCGCCGCACTCGAAGGCGCCGAGCGCGTATTCCTCTACGCCGTCCCCGACGGAGTAGACGGTTTCGTGAAAGCGGCGCGCGACGCCGGGGTACGACAGGTCGTTCTCCTGTCCTCCGGAGCGGTCACGCCGGGCGACACCGCGGACAACCCGATCGCCCGGATGCACGCCCGTGTCGAGTCCGCCATCGAGGAGTCCGGCCTGAGCTGGACGTTCATCCGGCCCGGCATGTTCGCGACGAACGCACTGTGGTGGTGGCAGAAATCCATCCGGGAGAAGGGCATCGTCCGCATGCCGTATCCCGAAGCCCGGACAGCGCCGGTACACGAGCGAGATCTGGCGGCACTGGCGGTCACCGCGCTGACCGAACCCGGGCACGGGGGTCGCGTCTATCCCGTAGCGGGACCCGAGGCATCGACGCTGCGGCAGCAGGTAAGGGATATCGGGACAGCCCTCGGCCGGGAGATCCCCCTCGAGGTGGTCTCGGTGGATCAGGCGCGTGCCGGACTCGGCGAGACCATGCCCGCGATAGGCGTGGAGGCCGTCCTCGCCGGATGGCGGGCGGGAACCGAAGCACCGCCCGAGGTATCGACGCTCGTCGAGGAGATCACCGGCCGTCCGGGCCGCACGTTCGCGCAATGGGCGAAAGATCATGTGACCGACTTCCGTTGA